From Methanococcus maripaludis, the proteins below share one genomic window:
- the wtpB gene encoding tungstate ABC transporter permease WtpB → MKADKGFNLLFLVISLFLLLFVLLPLLNMILNPGNVAGAIHDSEVIKSLLVSIKAASTATALAIFLGIPLSYLLARYHFTGKNVVEAIIDIPMAIPHSVIGIMILAFFYGTSIGRGIENIGFEIVDNFWGIVVVMLYVGLPYMVNSGRDGFLMVNEELENVSRTLGASKIKTFFNISLPLIKNNLVSGSILTFARGISEVGAILIVAYFPKTTPVLILDRFNEYGLSSSKPISVIMIVLSIVLFSVFRLVRYNKK, encoded by the coding sequence TTGAAGGCTGACAAAGGATTTAATCTGTTATTTTTGGTGATTTCACTATTTTTACTGTTATTTGTATTACTTCCCCTGTTAAACATGATTTTAAATCCTGGAAATGTAGCGGGTGCAATTCACGATTCAGAAGTAATTAAATCGCTTCTTGTAAGTATCAAAGCAGCAAGTACTGCAACAGCATTGGCGATTTTTTTAGGGATACCTCTGTCTTATTTACTTGCAAGATACCATTTCACTGGAAAAAATGTAGTCGAAGCAATTATCGACATTCCTATGGCAATACCTCACTCTGTAATCGGTATTATGATTTTAGCATTCTTCTACGGAACTTCAATTGGAAGAGGAATTGAAAATATCGGTTTTGAGATTGTTGACAATTTTTGGGGAATTGTTGTAGTAATGCTCTACGTTGGACTTCCTTACATGGTAAACAGCGGAAGAGATGGATTTTTAATGGTAAATGAGGAACTTGAAAATGTTTCAAGAACTCTTGGTGCTTCAAAAATAAAGACGTTTTTTAATATTTCATTACCTCTTATTAAAAATAACCTGGTTTCCGGCAGTATTTTGACATTTGCAAGAGGAATTAGCGAAGTTGGAGCAATATTAATTGTAGCATATTTCCCAAAAACAACGCCGGTTTTGATATTGGATAGATTCAACGAATACGGGCTTAGTTCTTCAAAACCAATTTCTGTTATTATGATTGTACTGAGTATTGTTTTGTTTTCAGTATTTCGGCTTGTAAGATATAACAAGAAATAA
- the hypB gene encoding hydrogenase nickel incorporation protein HypB, whose amino-acid sequence MHFVDVLNIGKDIIKANNKNADKNRKILEDHGIVAFDFMGAIGSGKTLLIEKLINELKDEYKIACIAGDVIAKYDAGRMEKHGVKVIPLNTGKECHLDAHQIGHCFHDLDLDNLDIIFIENVGNLICPTDFDLGTHKRTVVVSVTEGDDTVEKHPEIFKTANLTIINKIDISEAVGADPQKMLNDAKKINKDMEVLLTAIKHDNGVSDVVEFIKKTIEEVKAQK is encoded by the coding sequence ATGCATTTTGTTGATGTTTTGAATATAGGAAAAGACATAATTAAGGCAAATAATAAGAATGCAGATAAAAACAGGAAAATATTAGAAGATCATGGTATCGTGGCATTTGACTTTATGGGTGCAATTGGAAGCGGTAAAACTCTTTTAATCGAAAAATTAATCAATGAATTAAAAGACGAGTACAAAATTGCATGTATTGCAGGCGATGTAATCGCAAAATACGATGCTGGAAGAATGGAAAAGCACGGCGTTAAAGTTATTCCATTAAATACTGGTAAAGAATGCCACCTCGATGCTCATCAGATTGGACACTGTTTCCATGACTTAGACCTTGATAATTTAGATATTATTTTTATTGAAAACGTTGGAAATCTTATATGTCCAACAGACTTTGATTTGGGAACGCACAAAAGAACTGTTGTTGTGAGTGTCACTGAAGGAGATGACACCGTTGAAAAACACCCTGAAATCTTCAAAACAGCTAATTTGACCATAATTAACAAAATAGATATTTCAGAAGCTGTTGGTGCTGATCCGCAAAAAATGTTAAATGATGCAAAAAAAATTAACAAAGATATGGAAGTTCTATTAACTGCCATAAAACACGACAACGGCGTTTCAGATGTTGTTGAATTCATTAAAAAAACAATTGAAGAAGTAAAAGCCCAAAAATAA
- a CDS encoding ATP-binding cassette domain-containing protein, with amino-acid sequence MLKLENLCKSWKEFQLKSVNLEIGNNYCILLGPSGAGKSVIIQCITGILKPDSGKIYFNGEDITEMPPEKRNFGYVPQNYALFPNMNVYNNIAYGMKLRKYSKAEIEKKVMEISEFLHISHILDRKPTTLSGGEQQRVAIARALVLDPKILLLDEPTSALDTNIKESVISELKKIGELVPVIHITHDFVEAKTLGNQIAILINGELNDFGNPEIFKTPKNEKIANFLGYNIISNKEETFAVAPEEILVNKSLNGDNGESITGTVESLVDFGYYKKVTVNVGDTAVKTITDGENPVNIGDTVSIMYQRKVPIN; translated from the coding sequence ATGCTTAAGTTAGAAAATTTATGTAAATCGTGGAAAGAATTCCAGCTTAAAAGTGTGAACTTAGAAATTGGAAACAACTACTGCATTTTGCTCGGTCCAAGTGGTGCTGGAAAATCTGTTATAATTCAGTGCATAACTGGAATTTTAAAGCCTGATTCTGGAAAAATATACTTTAATGGGGAAGATATAACTGAAATGCCTCCGGAAAAAAGAAATTTTGGTTATGTACCCCAAAATTACGCACTCTTTCCAAACATGAATGTTTACAATAACATTGCATACGGAATGAAACTTAGAAAATATTCAAAAGCAGAAATTGAAAAAAAAGTAATGGAAATATCCGAATTTTTGCATATTTCACATATTCTGGATAGAAAACCAACAACATTAAGTGGTGGAGAACAGCAAAGAGTTGCAATTGCAAGAGCACTAGTACTCGATCCAAAAATTTTACTTCTTGATGAGCCAACGTCTGCTCTTGATACCAACATAAAAGAAAGTGTAATATCGGAATTAAAAAAAATTGGAGAATTAGTTCCTGTAATCCACATAACTCACGATTTTGTGGAAGCGAAAACGCTTGGTAACCAGATTGCAATATTAATAAACGGGGAATTAAACGATTTTGGAAATCCTGAGATTTTTAAAACGCCTAAAAATGAAAAAATAGCTAATTTTTTGGGATACAATATTATATCCAATAAAGAAGAAACTTTTGCAGTTGCTCCAGAAGAGATACTTGTTAATAAATCTTTAAATGGAGACAATGGTGAAAGTATTACTGGAACGGTCGAATCATTAGTTGATTTTGGATATTACAAAAAAGTAACAGTTAATGTTGGAGATACGGCTGTAAAAACTATAACTGATGGTGAAAATCCCGTAAATATTGGAGATACTGTGTCTATTATGTATCAAAGGAAAGTTCCAATTAATTAA
- a CDS encoding site-2 protease family protein, translating to MSSFKGIFGFNRVELKDLLISSIAIAIVVVWPRGFPTFNIGFFLHFIAALLTVGIAFIFHELAHRTVARHFGAWSEFRAWYEGLAIAIFLKIIIGFTFIAPGAVYIHKDYLTTKENGLISVAGPLTNIVLAVLFMILPIPAIYYSGYYVDISSYGYFVNIFLAMFNLLPIYPFDGSKVMRWNFLVWAVLFIPLIVLYFFV from the coding sequence ATGAGTTCATTTAAGGGGATTTTTGGATTTAACAGGGTAGAATTAAAAGACCTGCTGATTTCATCAATTGCAATAGCTATTGTAGTTGTTTGGCCACGGGGATTTCCAACATTTAATATTGGATTTTTTTTGCATTTTATTGCAGCATTGCTTACTGTTGGAATTGCATTTATTTTTCACGAGCTTGCACACAGGACCGTTGCAAGACATTTTGGAGCATGGAGTGAATTTAGGGCATGGTATGAAGGACTTGCAATTGCAATATTTTTAAAAATAATTATTGGTTTTACATTTATCGCACCAGGTGCAGTATATATCCATAAAGATTACTTAACGACAAAAGAAAACGGTTTAATCTCAGTAGCAGGCCCGCTTACAAATATTGTGCTCGCAGTTTTATTCATGATACTTCCAATACCTGCAATATACTATTCGGGGTATTACGTGGATATTTCAAGCTACGGTTACTTTGTGAATATATTTTTGGCGATGTTTAATCTTCTACCCATATATCCTTTTGATGGGTCAAAAGTTATGCGCTGGAACTTTTTAGTTTGGGCCGTACTATTTATTCCACTGATTGTATTATATTTCTTCGTCTAA
- a CDS encoding segregation and condensation protein A, with translation MEFDLWVRIIKESIEKKDVDPWNINISEITDEYLGTIKELRKFDIRLSADVVLVAGILLRLKSQVLYGECENAFTEEEEEVYEDDYRDEDYVEDEIVEKPQKEPVKELNPESMTLDGLISTLKTELKKIKDTKPRKKREVVRPTALYNLVEEMIEEDDISDIMELLVLELKKSGGKFTFQNKFKTREEIIKNFLPALYLANDGKIDIDQENLFDELNLELKK, from the coding sequence ATGGAGTTTGATCTTTGGGTTAGGATCATTAAAGAAAGTATTGAAAAAAAGGATGTTGATCCTTGGAATATCAACATTTCTGAAATAACTGACGAATATCTTGGAACGATAAAAGAACTTCGAAAATTTGACATACGGTTGTCTGCAGACGTTGTTTTGGTTGCAGGAATTCTTTTAAGGTTAAAATCTCAGGTACTCTACGGGGAATGTGAAAATGCGTTTACCGAAGAAGAGGAAGAAGTATACGAAGACGATTATCGAGACGAAGACTATGTTGAGGACGAAATTGTTGAAAAACCCCAAAAAGAACCTGTTAAAGAGCTTAATCCAGAAAGTATGACTTTAGATGGTTTGATTAGCACTCTTAAAACGGAACTTAAAAAAATTAAGGATACAAAACCTAGGAAAAAAAGAGAAGTTGTACGACCGACTGCATTATACAATTTAGTCGAAGAAATGATCGAGGAAGATGATATTTCTGATATAATGGAACTTTTAGTTTTGGAACTTAAAAAATCGGGCGGTAAATTTACATTCCAGAATAAATTTAAGACGAGGGAAGAAATTATAAAGAATTTTTTGCCTGCATTATACCTTGCAAACGACGGAAAAATTGACATTGACCAGGAAAATCTTTTTGATGAGTTAAACCTAGAATTGAAGAAATAA
- a CDS encoding DUF2120 domain-containing protein, with translation MNNLNVVMGRIVKSMDAFRGSKPVINKEGILSVRSVCRDPEFEKYNSIKEYLTEKLVQNGFELANEDDILDMVAKINNLIGDSETYGDEFAFEGVKSGFEDIGCDCDYSIGKKGGVYIGISMWYEKVSKDPKFVEVMAI, from the coding sequence ATGAATAATTTAAATGTAGTTATGGGCAGGATTGTAAAATCAATGGACGCATTTAGGGGTTCAAAACCAGTAATTAATAAAGAAGGCATTCTTTCAGTAAGAAGCGTTTGTAGGGATCCCGAATTTGAAAAATATAATTCTATAAAAGAATATTTAACCGAAAAACTCGTTCAAAACGGGTTTGAGTTAGCAAATGAAGACGATATTTTGGATATGGTTGCAAAAATAAATAATTTAATTGGGGATTCTGAAACTTACGGCGATGAATTCGCATTTGAGGGCGTAAAAAGTGGTTTTGAGGACATCGGGTGCGATTGCGATTATTCCATTGGAAAAAAGGGCGGTGTTTATATCGGAATTAGCATGTGGTATGAAAAAGTTTCAAAAGATCCAAAATTTGTCGAAGTAATGGCAATTTAA